The following proteins are encoded in a genomic region of Pseudomonas sp. Os17:
- a CDS encoding MFS transporter, producing the protein MNDLKHSASLEAAPMTDASVRRRSLFAGCSAHAVHDGLTDVIYVLLPIWQAQFAMSYAQIGLLRGVYSGMMAGFQLLASRAARRWGRERLLVGGTALAGLAYLLAGQAGGLGVLLLALLLGGLGASTQHPLASSLITDTHEAGGGVKEALSQYNFAGDIGKTLVPGLVGLLLTLISWRASVTLIGLLGLAAAVLLWWLIPSRAVTKAISEKAPKTVKGQGSASGLRALILTGTLDSAVRMGFLTFLPFLLKAKGAGTAGIGLALTLLFVGGAFGKLLCGYLGARIGMMKTVWITEFTTASLIVLAVFLPYAGLMLMLPLLGLALNGTSSVLYGAVPDLAGAGKREQAFSLFYTGTIGGGALAPVLFGGLGDVTGIPLAVMALSATLLLTLPLSWYVQRGMDADARSVSGAA; encoded by the coding sequence ATGAATGATCTGAAACACAGCGCCTCCCTGGAGGCCGCGCCGATGACGGATGCCAGCGTGCGTCGTCGCTCCCTGTTCGCCGGTTGCAGCGCCCATGCGGTGCATGACGGCCTGACTGACGTGATCTACGTGCTGCTGCCGATCTGGCAGGCGCAGTTCGCCATGAGCTATGCCCAGATCGGCCTGCTGCGCGGGGTCTATTCCGGAATGATGGCCGGCTTCCAGCTGCTGGCCAGTCGCGCCGCGCGGCGCTGGGGGCGTGAGCGCCTGCTGGTGGGCGGCACCGCCCTGGCCGGGCTGGCCTACCTGTTGGCGGGGCAGGCCGGAGGCCTGGGCGTGCTGCTCCTGGCCCTGCTGCTCGGTGGCCTGGGGGCCAGTACCCAGCACCCGCTGGCCTCCTCGCTGATCACCGATACCCATGAAGCCGGCGGCGGGGTCAAGGAGGCCCTGTCCCAGTACAACTTCGCCGGGGATATCGGCAAGACCCTGGTCCCGGGCCTGGTGGGCCTGTTGCTGACCCTGATCAGCTGGCGCGCCAGCGTCACCCTGATCGGCCTTCTGGGACTGGCCGCCGCGGTGCTGCTGTGGTGGCTGATTCCCTCCCGGGCCGTGACCAAGGCCATCAGCGAGAAAGCGCCCAAGACGGTCAAGGGCCAGGGCTCGGCCAGCGGGCTGCGCGCGCTGATCCTCACCGGCACCCTGGACAGCGCGGTGCGCATGGGCTTTCTGACCTTCCTGCCGTTCCTGCTCAAGGCCAAGGGCGCCGGCACCGCCGGTATCGGCCTGGCCCTGACCCTGCTGTTCGTCGGCGGCGCCTTCGGCAAGTTGCTGTGCGGTTACCTCGGCGCGCGCATCGGCATGATGAAAACCGTGTGGATCACCGAGTTCACCACCGCCAGCCTGATCGTGCTGGCGGTGTTCCTGCCCTATGCCGGCCTGATGCTGATGTTGCCGCTGCTGGGCCTGGCCCTGAATGGCACGTCCTCGGTGCTGTACGGCGCGGTGCCGGACCTGGCCGGTGCCGGCAAGCGCGAGCAGGCGTTCTCGCTGTTCTACACCGGCACCATCGGCGGCGGGGCCCTGGCTCCGGTGCTGTTCGGCGGCCTGGGTGACGTCACCGGGATTCCCCTGGCGGTGATGGCCCTGTCCGCCACGCTGCTGCTGACCCTGCCCCTGTCCTGGTACGTGCAGCGGGGCATGGACGCCGACGCGAGGTCAGTCTCCGGCGCCGCCTGA
- a CDS encoding pyridoxal phosphate-dependent aminotransferase yields the protein MNNSEATASRLSLSNRALGLSAPGTSSMRSKANALKESGVKVINFAAGELSFDACQDMRTGAIEAIENARNRYTPPIGLPALREKLAQRVSQRTGVTFAANEVAVTAGAKQALYNACMVLLNPGDEVIVPSPYWETFPTQIRLAGATPVLVQTRDDDYRLTLEAVQGALSERTRMIVINTPNNPTGTVYQREQLLAIAQLAFERGLWVMFDECYRGLVREPHEHHNILALFPALKAQTVLIDSFSKSQAVTGWRVGYACAPAPVIAAMHNLQGHTTSNPSSLSQYAALNTLNADSTQFADQVNPFLQRQLHAARTYLDRLEGIRYAPPEGAFYLYIDIASRLGGYYRGQPIRDVDHLADLLLTEAHIAVVPGSGCGDPHCIRISYAVEYQELIEGLSRFAQFMSAIVMD from the coding sequence ATGAATAACAGCGAAGCCACTGCAAGCCGCTTGTCTTTGTCCAACCGTGCCCTCGGCCTCAGCGCGCCGGGCACATCCAGCATGCGCAGCAAAGCCAACGCCCTGAAGGAAAGCGGGGTCAAGGTGATCAATTTCGCCGCCGGTGAACTGTCCTTCGATGCCTGCCAGGACATGCGCACCGGGGCCATCGAAGCCATTGAAAACGCGCGCAATCGCTACACCCCGCCCATCGGCCTGCCGGCGCTGCGGGAGAAGCTCGCCCAGCGGGTCAGCCAGCGCACCGGCGTGACCTTCGCGGCCAATGAAGTGGCGGTGACCGCCGGGGCCAAGCAGGCCCTGTACAACGCCTGCATGGTGCTGCTCAACCCCGGTGACGAGGTGATAGTGCCCAGCCCGTACTGGGAAACCTTTCCCACCCAGATCCGCCTGGCGGGCGCCACCCCGGTGCTGGTGCAGACCCGCGACGACGACTACCGGCTGACCCTGGAAGCGGTGCAGGGGGCGCTGAGCGAACGCACGCGGATGATCGTCATCAACACCCCGAACAACCCCACCGGTACTGTCTATCAACGGGAGCAACTGCTGGCGATCGCCCAGCTGGCCTTCGAGCGCGGGCTGTGGGTGATGTTCGACGAGTGCTATCGCGGCCTGGTGCGCGAACCCCACGAGCACCACAACATCCTGGCGCTGTTCCCGGCGCTGAAGGCCCAGACCGTGCTGATCGATTCCTTCTCCAAGAGCCAGGCGGTGACCGGCTGGCGGGTCGGCTACGCCTGCGCCCCGGCGCCGGTGATCGCGGCCATGCACAACCTCCAGGGCCACACCACCTCCAACCCCAGCAGCCTGTCGCAATACGCCGCGCTCAATACCTTGAATGCCGACTCGACGCAGTTCGCCGACCAGGTCAATCCGTTCCTGCAGCGACAACTGCACGCCGCGCGTACCTACCTGGATCGCCTGGAAGGCATCCGCTATGCGCCGCCGGAAGGGGCGTTCTACCTGTACATCGACATCGCGTCGCGCCTGGGCGGCTACTACCGCGGCCAGCCGATCCGCGACGTCGACCACCTCGCCGACCTGCTGCTGACCGAGGCGCACATTGCCGTGGTCCCCGGTTCCGGTTGTGGCGACCCTCACTGCATCCGCATTTCCTACGCCGTCGAGTACCAGGAGCTGATCGAAGGCCTGAGCCGCTTCGCCCAGTTCATGTCGGCGATCGTCATGGATTAG
- the fumC gene encoding class II fumarate hydratase: MRHESDSMGTIAVPSNRYWGAQTERSIHNFPIGRSRFQWGAPMIRSLGILKKAAALANLTLGELPEAIALPIVKAADEVISGQLDDHFPLVVFQTGSGTQSNMNANEVIANRAIEMLGGELGSKKPIHPNDHVNRGQSSNDTFPTAMYMVVVSEIHETLLPGVAVLRDTLADKAEQFRDVVKVGRTHLQDATPITLGQEIGGWVEQIDYALGAIQLNLGGLYDLAIGGTAVGTGLNSHPQFGDECARVIAELTGYPFKSCSNKFFALSAHDALVNTSAAIRTLAMALMKIANDVRWLASGPRCGIGEIDIPENEPGSSIMPGKVNPTQCEALTMVCTQVFGNDACVAFAGSQGNFQLNVYKPVMVHNVLESITLLAESCRAFNDHCALGIEPNRARIEANIEKNLMLVTALNRHIGYDKAAIIAKTAHHQGKSLREVAQQLGYVSAADFDRYVVALDMTHP; the protein is encoded by the coding sequence ATGCGTCATGAATCCGACTCGATGGGGACCATCGCCGTACCGTCCAACCGCTACTGGGGCGCCCAGACCGAGCGTTCCATCCACAACTTCCCCATCGGCCGTTCGCGCTTCCAGTGGGGCGCGCCGATGATCCGCTCCCTGGGCATCCTGAAGAAGGCCGCGGCCCTGGCCAACCTCACGCTCGGCGAACTGCCGGAAGCCATCGCCCTGCCGATCGTCAAGGCCGCGGACGAAGTCATCAGCGGGCAACTGGACGATCATTTCCCGCTGGTGGTGTTCCAGACCGGCTCCGGCACCCAGTCCAACATGAACGCCAACGAAGTGATCGCCAACCGGGCGATCGAGATGCTCGGTGGCGAACTGGGCAGCAAGAAACCCATCCACCCCAACGACCACGTCAACCGTGGGCAGTCGTCCAACGACACCTTTCCCACGGCCATGTACATGGTGGTGGTCAGCGAGATCCACGAAACCCTGCTGCCGGGGGTGGCGGTCCTGCGCGACACCCTGGCCGACAAGGCCGAGCAGTTCCGCGACGTGGTCAAGGTCGGCCGTACCCACCTGCAGGACGCCACGCCGATCACCCTCGGCCAGGAGATTGGCGGCTGGGTCGAGCAGATCGACTACGCCCTGGGCGCCATCCAGCTCAACCTCGGCGGCCTCTATGACCTGGCCATCGGCGGCACGGCGGTGGGCACCGGGCTCAACTCCCATCCGCAGTTCGGCGACGAGTGCGCACGGGTCATCGCCGAGCTCACCGGCTACCCGTTCAAGTCGTGCAGCAACAAGTTCTTCGCCCTGTCGGCCCACGACGCGCTGGTCAACACCTCGGCGGCGATCCGCACCCTGGCCATGGCCCTGATGAAGATCGCCAACGATGTGCGCTGGCTGGCCAGCGGCCCGCGCTGCGGCATCGGCGAGATCGATATTCCCGAGAACGAGCCGGGCTCCTCGATCATGCCGGGCAAGGTCAACCCGACCCAGTGCGAGGCGCTGACCATGGTCTGCACCCAGGTCTTCGGCAACGACGCCTGCGTGGCCTTCGCCGGCAGCCAGGGCAACTTCCAGCTCAACGTCTACAAACCGGTGATGGTGCACAACGTGCTGGAAAGCATCACCTTGCTGGCCGAGTCCTGCCGTGCCTTCAACGACCACTGCGCGCTGGGCATCGAGCCGAATCGGGCGCGGATCGAGGCCAACATCGAGAAGAACCTGATGCTGGTGACCGCCCTCAACCGCCACATCGGCTACGACAAGGCGGCCATCATCGCCAAGACCGCCCACCATCAGGGCAAGTCCCTGCGGGAAGTGGCGCAACAGCTGGGCTACGTCTCGGCCGCGGATTTCGACCGTTACGTGGTGGCCCTCGACATGACCCACCCCTGA
- the aepX gene encoding phosphoenolpyruvate mutase — protein sequence MQDADIRRTNLSQLLRRKRCLRVLEAHSPISALLAQQSRLERGTGPSLSYDAIWSSSLTDSTHKGLPDIEILSPSNRLHGIREIFDVCSLPMIFDGDTGGKAEHFAIHVKMLDRAGVSAVVIEDKCGLKKNSLFGNAVSQLQDSIEEFCDKIRVGCSSRSHEDLLIIARCESLILDKGMDDAIERCLAYVAAGADGIMIHSRKKDGLEILEFARLFRRHCPRVPLICVPTSYAHLSFDELEGAGFNAVIYANHMLRSAYMAMRDVAVGILEHGRTLEVEPRCLGIDEILDLVPGTR from the coding sequence ATGCAGGACGCTGATATTCGCCGAACCAACCTCAGCCAGTTGCTGCGCCGCAAGCGCTGTCTGCGGGTGCTTGAAGCCCACAGCCCGATCTCGGCGCTGCTGGCCCAACAATCCCGACTGGAGCGCGGGACCGGGCCCAGCCTGAGCTATGACGCCATCTGGTCCAGCTCCCTGACCGACTCGACCCACAAGGGCCTGCCGGACATCGAGATCCTCTCGCCGAGCAATCGCTTGCACGGCATTCGCGAGATCTTCGATGTCTGTTCGCTGCCGATGATTTTCGACGGCGACACCGGCGGCAAGGCCGAGCATTTCGCGATCCACGTGAAGATGCTCGATCGGGCCGGGGTGTCGGCGGTGGTCATAGAGGACAAGTGCGGGCTGAAGAAGAACTCGCTGTTCGGCAACGCCGTGAGCCAGCTTCAGGACTCCATCGAGGAGTTCTGCGACAAGATCCGCGTCGGCTGCAGCAGTCGCAGCCACGAGGACCTGCTGATCATCGCCCGCTGTGAAAGCCTGATCCTCGACAAGGGCATGGACGACGCCATCGAACGCTGCCTGGCCTATGTCGCCGCCGGCGCCGACGGGATCATGATTCACAGCCGGAAAAAGGACGGCCTGGAGATCCTCGAGTTCGCCAGGCTGTTCCGCCGCCACTGCCCGCGGGTGCCGCTGATCTGCGTGCCGACCAGCTATGCCCACCTGAGTTTCGACGAGCTGGAAGGGGCCGGCTTCAACGCGGTGATCTACGCCAACCACATGTTGCGCAGCGCCTACATGGCCATGCGCGATGTGGCGGTGGGCATCCTTGAACACGGAAGGACCCTGGAGGTGGAGCCCCGTTGCCTGGGCATCGACGAGATTCTCGATCTGGTGCCGGGCACCCGTTGA
- a CDS encoding TetR/AcrR family transcriptional regulator, with product MRTVDPYKMEARRQQILDAALTCFARNGFHATRTAQICAAAGMSPGNLFHYFPSKAAIIAAIAEEDRKAMTRLFSQWDAAEDALDAVEHIALAMMQACSEPLHARISIEVAAEATRNPQMGALFAANEARVKADLAALLRRGMAAGQIDPQLDPDMAAVWLLALTEGAIARVVMEADFQALAHQPMLRLIIRRFLRPQQPEPG from the coding sequence ATGAGAACGGTAGACCCCTACAAGATGGAAGCCCGGCGCCAGCAGATCCTCGACGCGGCGCTGACCTGCTTCGCCCGGAACGGCTTTCACGCCACCCGTACCGCGCAGATCTGCGCGGCCGCCGGCATGAGCCCGGGCAACCTGTTCCATTACTTTCCGAGCAAGGCGGCGATCATTGCCGCAATCGCCGAGGAAGACCGCAAGGCCATGACGCGCCTGTTCTCCCAGTGGGACGCAGCCGAGGACGCCCTGGACGCCGTCGAGCACATCGCCCTGGCGATGATGCAGGCCTGCAGCGAGCCGCTGCACGCGCGGATCAGTATCGAGGTGGCGGCCGAGGCCACCCGCAACCCGCAGATGGGGGCCTTGTTCGCCGCCAACGAAGCGCGGGTCAAGGCCGACCTGGCGGCCTTGCTCCGGCGCGGCATGGCCGCCGGTCAGATCGACCCGCAGCTGGACCCGGACATGGCCGCGGTGTGGCTGCTGGCGCTGACGGAAGGCGCCATCGCCCGGGTGGTGATGGAGGCGGATTTCCAGGCCCTGGCCCACCAGCCGATGCTGCGCCTGATCATTCGTCGCTTCCTGCGTCCCCAGCAGCCCGAACCCGGCTGA
- a CDS encoding efflux RND transporter periplasmic adaptor subunit, with protein MNSIDPTPEQCRSQRLRRLAKHTPRLLLVTLLTLVGTLLALWLPQTQLPASHGQEPPPALKVSSVQVRTGNVGQRIFISGTLVPQEEIAVGTALQDQRLASVRVEEGDRVSAGQVLAELETHNLDAQVHQAEAALERATALIGQQQALSVEARTSHQRLEQLGGIGAASAQQVDQQRAQARATQAALAAARAEQAQARAQLADARTQRQKATLRAPVAGVVSERHARVGALAGSEPLFRLIRDNRLELDGEVTESALRALQVGTRLAVQVTGLPTPVQGQVRLLAAKVDPASRRGRVRITLAADPELRAGSFATSSLELPAQGPSLVLPQRALTFTSDEQAAVVVLDPEGKASLRQVRVGRRDGIQVQVLSGLAEGERVVARASAFVREGDRVRPAEDEELEP; from the coding sequence ATGAACTCGATCGATCCCACTCCCGAGCAATGTCGCAGCCAGCGCTTGCGGCGCCTGGCCAAACATACCCCCAGGCTGTTGCTGGTGACGCTGCTGACCCTGGTGGGCACGCTGCTGGCCCTGTGGTTGCCGCAGACCCAGTTGCCGGCAAGCCACGGCCAGGAACCACCGCCCGCGCTGAAAGTCAGCAGCGTGCAGGTCCGTACCGGCAATGTCGGGCAGCGCATCTTCATCAGCGGCACCCTGGTGCCCCAGGAAGAGATTGCCGTCGGCACCGCCCTGCAGGATCAGCGCCTGGCCTCGGTCCGGGTGGAGGAGGGCGACCGGGTCAGTGCCGGGCAGGTCCTCGCCGAGCTGGAAACCCACAACCTGGATGCTCAGGTGCACCAGGCCGAGGCCGCGCTGGAGCGAGCGACGGCGTTGATTGGTCAGCAGCAGGCGTTGAGCGTCGAGGCCCGGACCAGCCATCAGCGCCTGGAACAACTGGGCGGCATCGGTGCCGCCAGCGCCCAGCAAGTCGACCAGCAACGGGCCCAGGCCCGCGCCACCCAGGCTGCCCTGGCGGCGGCCCGGGCCGAGCAGGCCCAGGCCCGGGCGCAACTGGCGGACGCCCGGACGCAACGCCAGAAAGCCACGCTGCGAGCGCCGGTGGCCGGCGTGGTGTCCGAACGGCATGCCCGGGTTGGCGCCCTCGCCGGTTCCGAGCCGCTGTTCCGGCTGATCCGCGACAACCGCCTGGAGCTGGACGGCGAGGTGACTGAAAGCGCCCTGCGCGCCTTGCAGGTCGGCACCCGGCTGGCGGTCCAGGTAACGGGCCTGCCGACCCCGGTGCAAGGCCAGGTGCGCCTGCTGGCGGCGAAAGTCGACCCCGCGAGCCGTCGCGGTCGGGTACGCATTACCCTGGCGGCCGACCCCGAGCTGCGCGCCGGCAGTTTTGCCACCAGTAGCCTGGAACTGCCGGCCCAGGGCCCGAGCCTGGTGCTGCCGCAGCGCGCCCTGACGTTCACCAGTGACGAACAGGCCGCGGTGGTGGTGCTGGACCCGGAGGGCAAGGCCAGTCTGCGGCAGGTTCGCGTCGGCCGGCGTGACGGCATCCAGGTGCAAGTGCTGTCCGGGCTGGCGGAAGGCGAGCGAGTGGTGGCCCGGGCCTCGGCCTTCGTGCGTGAGGGCGACCGGGTCCGGCCGGCTGAAGACGAGGAGCTGGAACCATGA
- a CDS encoding efflux RND transporter permease subunit → MSLRLSSWAIRRPIPTLVLFLVLSVGGWLSFLQLPINANPRVEFPVITVLVSQVGAAPTELEHAVTLRVERAVSGLAGIRHITSTVADGISVTTVEFQLGVDPGRAANDIRDAIALIRADLPQTIEEPMITRIDVEGGAILNYAVKGTTRSLVELSWFVDDQLSRELLAVPGVQKVQRLGGVEREVKVELMAERLQALGLTAEQVNGQLVQSNINVPGGRTRLGHSEQSIRTLGSALTVEALSQTPIALGEGRWARLGELARVHDGASQARSQARLDGEEVVGFAVFRAKGSSDTRVAAGVEAVIQRLQQQRPDLEIRQISSSVDYTLASYDAAIMTLVEGALLTVLVVLVFLRSWRATLVAAIALPLSILPTFAVMAGFGYSLNSITLLALTLVIGILVDDAIVEIENIERHLDQGKRPYQAAIDASDAIGFAVVAITATLVAVFLPVSFIGGFIGQYFTPFGITVSAAVLASLLVARLVTPLMAAYLLKPKAPGAGHEPRPMAPGGLLGRYLKLLEWALRHRRLSLGLAGLFLVGSFALVPLLPSGFMPVNDLSLSRIDVSLPPGTPLVRTDKVLADMARQIRQRPEVLSVFVTAGGEDASGATDVATGQLLVRLLPADQRELSQKAFEQSLRPLLNGFADLRYAFRGETAARDISIILVGPDGPALSRAAHAVQRDMRALQGIANVQVNEPLPRPELLIQPRVDEAARAGVSAQAIGSVARIATVGEINASSARFNFHDRQVPIRVLLPAIEQGDLNALSNLGVSTDRGTVLPLSAVADIGYGSGPARIERFSRLRRVSVDADLAGITLGTALEAIGQLPALQQLPDGVRRVEYGDAEYMNEMFDKFGVVMGLGIMMVFAVLVLLFRDFLQPLTILSALPLSVGGAIGGLLLYGAAIDMPVVIGLLMLMGIVTKNSILMVEFTLEKRRLGMPRHQALIQSGAERARPIIMTTIAMVAGMVPALLSSGADAGFRAPMAVAVIGGLITSTLLSLVLVPVVFSCMDDLKRWLAPRLARLTSVTAQDRAEARP, encoded by the coding sequence ATGAGCCTGCGCCTGTCCTCCTGGGCGATCCGCCGACCGATTCCGACCCTGGTGCTGTTCCTGGTGCTCAGTGTGGGCGGCTGGTTGTCCTTTCTGCAGTTGCCGATCAACGCCAACCCGCGGGTCGAGTTCCCGGTGATCACGGTGCTGGTGTCCCAGGTCGGCGCGGCCCCCACCGAACTCGAACACGCGGTGACCCTGCGGGTCGAACGCGCGGTGTCCGGCCTGGCCGGCATCCGCCATATCACCTCCACGGTGGCCGACGGCATCTCGGTGACCACCGTGGAGTTCCAGCTCGGAGTCGATCCCGGGCGCGCCGCCAACGACATCCGCGACGCCATCGCGCTGATCCGCGCCGACCTGCCGCAGACCATCGAGGAACCGATGATCACCCGCATCGACGTCGAGGGCGGGGCCATCCTCAACTACGCCGTGAAGGGCACCACGCGAAGCCTGGTGGAGCTTTCCTGGTTCGTCGACGACCAGCTCAGCCGCGAACTGCTGGCGGTGCCCGGGGTGCAGAAGGTGCAGCGCCTGGGTGGGGTTGAGCGCGAGGTCAAGGTCGAACTCATGGCCGAGCGCCTGCAAGCCCTGGGCCTCACCGCCGAGCAGGTCAACGGCCAACTGGTGCAGAGCAATATCAACGTGCCCGGCGGGCGGACCCGGCTGGGCCACAGCGAACAGTCGATCCGCACCCTGGGCAGCGCCCTGACGGTGGAGGCCCTGAGCCAGACCCCGATTGCCCTGGGCGAGGGGCGCTGGGCGCGCCTGGGGGAGCTGGCCCGGGTGCATGACGGCGCCAGCCAGGCCCGTTCCCAGGCGCGTCTGGACGGCGAGGAAGTGGTGGGCTTCGCGGTGTTTCGCGCCAAGGGCTCCAGCGACACCCGGGTGGCGGCCGGCGTCGAGGCGGTCATCCAGCGCCTGCAGCAACAGCGCCCGGACCTGGAGATCCGCCAGATCTCCTCTTCGGTGGACTACACCCTGGCCAGTTACGACGCGGCGATCATGACCCTGGTCGAAGGCGCGCTGCTGACCGTCCTGGTGGTCCTGGTGTTCCTCCGAAGCTGGCGCGCCACCCTGGTGGCGGCCATTGCCCTGCCGCTGTCGATCCTGCCGACCTTCGCCGTCATGGCCGGGTTCGGCTATTCGCTGAACAGCATCACCCTGCTGGCCCTGACCCTGGTGATCGGCATCCTGGTGGACGATGCCATCGTCGAGATCGAGAACATCGAACGGCATCTGGACCAGGGCAAGCGTCCCTACCAGGCGGCCATCGACGCCAGCGACGCCATCGGCTTTGCCGTGGTGGCGATCACCGCCACCCTGGTCGCGGTGTTCCTGCCAGTGAGTTTCATCGGTGGCTTCATCGGCCAGTACTTCACCCCGTTCGGCATCACCGTCTCGGCGGCGGTGCTGGCTTCGCTGCTGGTGGCGCGCCTGGTCACGCCGTTGATGGCGGCCTATCTGCTCAAGCCCAAGGCCCCGGGTGCGGGCCATGAGCCGCGGCCGATGGCGCCCGGCGGCCTGCTGGGGCGCTACCTGAAGCTGCTGGAGTGGGCGCTGCGGCACCGGCGCCTGAGCCTGGGGCTGGCCGGGCTGTTTTTGGTCGGCTCGTTCGCCCTGGTGCCGCTGTTGCCTTCGGGGTTCATGCCGGTGAATGACCTCAGCCTGTCGCGCATCGACGTCTCCCTGCCGCCCGGCACGCCCTTGGTGCGGACCGACAAGGTGCTGGCCGACATGGCCCGGCAGATTCGCCAGCGGCCCGAGGTGCTCTCGGTGTTCGTCACCGCCGGCGGCGAGGATGCCTCCGGGGCCACCGACGTGGCCACCGGCCAACTGCTGGTGCGATTGCTCCCGGCGGACCAGCGCGAGCTCAGCCAGAAGGCCTTCGAACAGTCCCTGCGGCCGCTGCTCAACGGCTTTGCCGACCTGCGCTACGCCTTTCGTGGTGAAACCGCGGCGCGGGATATCTCGATCATCCTGGTGGGGCCCGACGGGCCGGCGTTGAGCCGCGCCGCCCATGCCGTGCAACGCGACATGCGGGCGCTCCAGGGCATCGCCAACGTCCAGGTCAACGAGCCGCTGCCGCGTCCGGAGCTGCTGATCCAGCCGCGGGTGGACGAAGCGGCCCGGGCCGGGGTCAGTGCCCAGGCCATCGGCAGCGTGGCGCGGATCGCCACCGTGGGCGAAATCAACGCCAGTTCGGCGCGCTTCAATTTCCATGACCGCCAGGTGCCGATCCGGGTGCTGCTGCCGGCCATCGAGCAGGGCGACCTGAATGCCCTGAGCAACCTCGGCGTCAGCACCGACAGGGGGACGGTGCTGCCCCTCAGCGCGGTGGCCGATATCGGCTATGGCAGCGGGCCGGCGCGGATCGAGCGCTTCTCCCGGTTGCGCCGGGTGTCGGTGGATGCCGATCTGGCCGGGATCACCCTGGGCACGGCCCTGGAAGCCATCGGCCAGTTGCCGGCGCTGCAGCAGTTGCCCGACGGCGTGCGCCGTGTCGAGTACGGCGATGCCGAATACATGAATGAAATGTTCGACAAGTTCGGCGTGGTCATGGGCCTGGGCATCATGATGGTGTTCGCCGTGCTGGTGCTGCTGTTCCGCGATTTCCTGCAGCCCTTGACCATCCTCAGCGCACTGCCGTTGTCCGTCGGCGGGGCGATTGGCGGCCTGTTGCTGTACGGCGCCGCCATCGACATGCCGGTGGTCATCGGCCTGCTGATGCTGATGGGCATCGTCACCAAGAACTCGATCCTGATGGTGGAATTCACCCTCGAGAAGCGTCGCCTTGGCATGCCCCGGCACCAGGCCCTGATCCAGTCGGGGGCCGAGCGCGCCCGGCCGATCATCATGACCACCATTGCCATGGTCGCGGGCATGGTGCCGGCGCTGCTCAGCAGCGGCGCCGACGCCGGGTTCCGCGCCCCCATGGCGGTGGCGGTGATCGGCGGGCTGATCACCTCGACCCTGCTGAGCCTGGTGCTGGTGCCGGTGGTCTTCAGTTGCATGGACGACCTGAAGCGCTGGCTGGCGCCGCGCCTGGCGCGCCTCACCTCAGTCACCGCGCAGGACCGCGCCGAGGCACGGCCCTGA
- a CDS encoding helix-turn-helix transcriptional regulator, which produces MNQTRSIANMPTSHFYFELGQLISSTGHARFAKDMLQLVNQLVPVNQLQLSEWTLDECQASSLEITLLGRAGLQDDLPLPEPPRRHDPLLQKMLEMDDSLLIQMNAQGSPARPTPHQCHLVSRKASRRCVIALYRDPAQGGFTLSELSFLKSLSATLLPLLERHAQLHRQQALKHLRNWSLRPLDARRQTPLQREFDERLSLGDINLSAREKEVCLGLLTGGTVPEMAQRLSVKNSSVETYLKRAAAKLGVSGRHGLAKWMVGA; this is translated from the coding sequence ATGAATCAGACCCGCAGTATCGCCAACATGCCAACCTCGCATTTCTACTTCGAGCTGGGGCAGTTGATCTCCAGCACCGGCCATGCCCGCTTCGCCAAGGACATGCTGCAACTGGTGAACCAGCTGGTGCCGGTGAACCAGTTGCAGCTCAGTGAATGGACCCTCGACGAATGCCAGGCCAGTTCCCTGGAGATCACCCTGCTGGGACGCGCCGGGTTGCAGGATGACCTGCCCCTGCCGGAGCCCCCGCGACGCCATGACCCGCTGCTGCAAAAGATGCTGGAAATGGACGACTCGCTGCTGATTCAAATGAATGCCCAGGGCAGCCCCGCTCGCCCGACCCCGCACCAGTGCCACCTGGTGTCGCGCAAAGCCAGCCGGCGCTGTGTCATCGCCCTCTACCGCGATCCCGCCCAGGGCGGCTTCACCCTCAGCGAACTGTCGTTTCTCAAGAGCCTGTCGGCGACCCTGCTGCCGCTGCTGGAACGCCACGCCCAGTTGCATCGGCAACAGGCGCTCAAGCACCTGCGCAACTGGAGCCTGCGACCTCTGGACGCGCGTCGGCAGACGCCGCTGCAACGGGAGTTCGACGAGCGCCTGTCACTGGGAGACATCAACCTCTCGGCCCGGGAGAAAGAGGTCTGCCTGGGGCTGCTGACCGGGGGCACGGTGCCGGAAATGGCCCAGCGCCTGAGCGTCAAGAACAGCTCCGTGGAAACCTACCTCAAGCGCGCCGCCGCCAAGCTCGGGGTCAGCGGCCGCCACGGGCTGGCCAAATGGATGGTGGGCGCCTGA